Genomic window (Bacteroidota bacterium):
GACGCGCTCGGCCGCCTCGTTTCGACTCACGGCGAGGTGCGGTTCACACCCGGCGACAATGCCGTGCGCATCAGCACGACGGGTCTGGCAAACGGGTTGTACGTGTACCGACTCGGCCACGACGGCACCTACAGCGGTGGCACCTTCACGGTGGCACCTTCACGGTGGCTCGGTGAGCCTCTGCACGAACGCAGAGCCTTTGCCACTGCGCTTCCGTGGTTACGGCTACGGGGGCGCTTCCTAAGGTGGTGGGAGGCAAGCGAGGCCATGTGCGTGATTCCCAATGCGTACGTTGGGGAATCGGCCCGTGCGCCTCGCGCTTCGGTAGCCTCTGGTACCCTCGGTAGCCACTGGTGCATCGTGCCGTCGTGTGGCTGTGGGGAACCCACCACGGGTAACCCACCGCGGCGTTTGAAGGCCTCCTTGCTCTGGTAGCCTATGTGCAGCTTTCCGCTCGTGCTCCTGCTCGTGTCGGCGGCGATGATCGCCTTCGGTGTCTGGGAAGTGCGCCAGCCGGACGTGCCCGAAGAGGAAGACCTGTTCGGCGACGAGCGCGGCTGGTCGGCGCTTTTCCGCCTCTATGGCTACGTGCTCATCGCGCTGGGGGGCTTCGGTGCGGTGGTTTCAATGCTGATCCTGACGCAAGGCTAGATCAGCGGCGTGAGCGAACAACAAGCAGGACGCCGCCGACGACGACCCCGGCACCGAGCAGGGTCAGGCTATCCGGGATGGTGCGGAAAAACAGCACGCCCCAGAGGAAGGCAAAGACGACCTGGAGATAGCCCACCGCCGAGGCGCGTCCAGCAGGTTCGAGATGCAGCCCACGCGTGAGGCAAACCTGCGCGATGTGTGTCATCACACCCACCAACAGCAGCCACAGCCACGACCAGCCGCCTGGGAGCACCCACGATGCAAACGCCCCGCGTCCTTCGATGCCGAGCGCATCGACGAACGCAAACGGCAGCGCGCCGAGGGCGCCGACCCACGAAAACCACAAGATCACGACGAGCGCATGGTCCGTGTCCTTGAGCTTGCGTACGAACGTATAGGCCGCACCGGAGAGGAAGGCCCCGCCGAGTGCCGCGTAGACGATCCACGACGGGTAGCTCGCTGTGATGTTCAC
Coding sequences:
- a CDS encoding DMT family transporter; translation: MSTTSTSRTPRAVWHQIPLGLRYMAGSAFFFSLMALFVKLAGQAGVPSMQIVFARCAVMLVLTYAMLWQAGVTSRGVDRRNLFLRGFTGFTALSIFYFALTKIPLGDAATIYNTAPIHTALLAGLFLRERVRGVVVVAIVLSLVGVTLIAKPSFVFVNITASYPSWIVYAALGGAFLSGAAYTFVRKLKDTDHALVVILWFSWVGALGALPFAFVDALGIEGRGAFASWVLPGGWSWLWLLLVGVMTHIAQVCLTRGLHLEPAGRASAVGYLQVVFAFLWGVLFFRTIPDSLTLLGAGVVVGGVLLVVRSRR